Proteins from a single region of Gossypium arboreum isolate Shixiya-1 chromosome 1, ASM2569848v2, whole genome shotgun sequence:
- the LOC108481332 gene encoding putative disease resistance protein RGA3 yields the protein MNPTDGEDIPVLPIVGIGGIGKTTLAQLVFNEESVKSHFELRIWVCVTEDFDIKQLMIKIIKSATGMNCKDMNKEELHKVLQDCLNGKRFFMVLDDVWNEDKKKWSELKDLLCGGAQGSKIIITTRSRKVATITGTIPPYDLEHLSDENCLSLFLKLAFKEGEEKQHDNLVRIGEGIVQKCKGVALAVKTLGGLLCSTRVQHDWELVRDSELWKLKQEENDILPALKLSYDHLPWYLKQCFAFCSVFPKDFEFSHLLLISLWMANGFLQSPYENEEPEDIGNRYIQELLSRSFFQKVEDEIFFSTLKMHDLVHDLALSVAQNEVNSCNHYSTGNVRHLWFDLSKQDASQLPNNLGCLQSLFLLDEEDKADSESLIAEVISRSKHLRVLDLSNCSLEQLPNNIRYLKQLRNLNVAYNGNIKRLPNSICNLQSLRTLNLLGCRGIEELPKDIRYLISLRSLMVTTKQTRLQENGISCLTSLRMLIFYECENLEKLFEDIQNLTALRELIIVDCNNLVSLPRDLKYLTALEILIIWDCEKLDVTVEELKLERKEDGSLRKLAIGGVPKLESLPQWILLGSAKTLQHLWIRELENLSTLPTWFQHLTSLQTLEIDDCPKLLFLPEGMQHLTALKRLRIERCPKLSKRCIKETGEDWPKIAHILDFYCDEIDDK from the coding sequence ATGAATCCAACTGATGGGGAAGATATTCCTGTCCTTCCCATAGTTGGGATCGGAGGTATTGGGAAAACTACCCTTGCCCAATTGGTGTTTAACGAGGAGAGTGTGAAGTCGCATTTTGAATTGAGAATCTGGGTGTGTGTTACAGAGGATTTTGACATCAAACAACTGATgataaaaatcattaaatctGCCACTGGTATGAACTGCAAGGACATGAATAAGGAGGAATTACATAAAGTTTTACAAGATTGTTTGAATGGTAAAAGATTTTTTATGGTACTAGATGATGTCTGGAACGAGGACAAGAAGAAATGGAGTGAGCTGAAAGATTTGTTGTGTGGGGGAGCGCAAGGGAGTAAAATCATTATCACAACTCGTAGCCGCAAAGTGGCTACAATCACAGGCACAATCCCCCCGTACGATTTAGAGCATCTTTCTGATGAGAATTGTCTATCATTGTTTCTTAAACTTGCCTTTAAAGAAGGTGAAGAGAAACAACATGACAATCTTGTAAGAATCGGGGAAGGAATTGTTCAAAAATGCAAAGGGGTTGCTTTGGCCGTGAAGACTTTAGGCGGCCTACTCTGTTCAACAAGGGTACAACATGATTGGGAACTTGTGAGAGATAGTGAACTATGGAAGTTGAAACAGGAGGAAAATGACATCTTGCCTGCTCTAAAACTAAGTTATGATCATTTGCCCTGGTATTTAAAGCAATGTTTTGCTTTTTGTTCAGTTTTTCCAAAAGATTTTGAATTCAGTCATCTCCTTTTGATCTCCCTTTGGATGGCAAATGGCTTTTTGCAATCACCATACGAAAATGAAGAGCCAGAAGATATTGGGAATCGGTATATACAAGAGTTACTATCAAGATCTTTCTTCCAAAAAGTTGAAGATGAGATTTTTTTTTCCACCTTGAAAATGCATGATTTAGTACATGATCTTGCATTATCAGTGGCGCAAAATGAGGTGAACTCATGTAACCATTATTCGACTGGGAATGTTCGACATTTATGGTTTGATCTATCGAAGCAGGATGCTTCCCAGTTGCCAAATAACTTGGGTTGTCTGCAATCACTTTTCTTATTAGATGAAGAAGACAAGGCTGATAGCGAATCTCTTATTGCAGAAGTCATCTCAAGGTCTAAACATTTGAGGGTGTTAGATTTGTCTAACTGCAGTTTAGAGCAATTGCCAAACAACATACGTTATTTAAAGCAGTTGAGAAATTTGAACGTAGCCTACAATGGAAATATAAAAAGACTTCCAAATTCCATTTGCAATTTGCAGAGTTTGCGAACACTTAACCTTCTTGGATGTAGGGGAATTGAAGAGTTACCAAAAGACATAAGGTACCTGATTAGCCTTAGATCATTAATGGTAACAACAAAACAGACGCGTTTGCAAGAGAATGGAATATCGTGCCTAACTTCTCTTCGGATGTTGATCTTTTATGAGTgcgaaaatttagaaaaattgttTGAAGACATTCAAAACCTAACAGCCCTTCGGGAATTAATCATAGTTGACTGCAACAACTTGGTTTCATTGCCACGAGATTTAAAATACCTAACTGCATTagaaattttgataatttgggaTTGCGAAAAGCTTGATGTCACTGTGGAGGAGTTGAAACTTGAGAGGAAAGAAGATGGTAGTCTCCGGAAACTGGCGATTGGAGGAGTGCCAAAGCTGGAGTCACTACCCCAGTGGATTCTTCTAGGATCCGCCAAAACATTGCAGCACTTGTGGATCAGAGAATTGGAGAATCTCTCGACGTTACCAACATGGTTCCAACATCTCACATCGCTTCAAACTCTTGAAATTGATGATTGTCCAAAGCTGTTGTTTCTGCCCGAAGGGATGCAACACCTCACTGCACTAAAAAGATTAAGGATTGAAAGGTGTCCAAAATTAAGCAAAAGATGTATTAAAGAAACCGGTGAAGACTGGCCTAAGATTGCTCATATCCTTGACTTTTATTGTGACGAAATAGATGACAAATAG